The genomic stretch GCGCCGCCGCCTGGCCCGCAAGGCCTTTGCTCACACCGCCGCCTACGACGCCGCCATCGTGACCTGGCTGGACGGTGAAAGTGGCGAGGAACCGCTGCCGCCCACCTTGCACCTGGCGCTCGAGCGCGCCGACATCCTCCGCTACGGCGAGAACCCGCACCAGCGGGGCGCCCGTTACCGCGAGACAGGACAGCGCGGCCTCTGGGACGAGGCGGTGCAGCACGGTGGCGTGGCGCTCAGCTACCTCAACCTCTTCGACGCCGAGGCAGCCTGGGAGCTCGCCCATGAGCTGAGCGAGACACCCGCCGCCGTCATCGTCAAGCACGCCAATCCCTGCGGCGTGGCGGTGGCAGACGATATCGCCGCGGCCTACGAACGCGCCTTTGCCGCCGATCCAAAGTCGGCCTTCGGCGGCGTCATCGCCCTCAACCGGCCGGTGAGCGAGAACCTGGCAGCGGAAATCACCGCCAAGCCCAAGGCGGACGTGCTCATCGCGCCGGGCTTCGAGGAGGGAGCTTTGGCCCGCTTTGCCACCAAGCGCAAGACCATGCGCGTCATAGAGGCGCCCGCGCCGCAGGAGCAGGGGCTCGAGCTGAGGCCCTTGGGTGGCGGCTTTCTCGTTCAGGAGCCGGACCGCGTCGTCATTGACCGCGCCGCCTGGCGGGTCGTCACCGAGAGGGCGCCGACGGAAGACGAGTGGCGCGACTTGGAGCTCGCCTGGCGGATCTGCGCGCGCACCAAGTCCAACGCCATCGTGCTGGTCAAGGACCTTCAGGCGGTGGGCGTCGGCGCGGGCCAGCAGAGCCGGGTGGACGCCGCCGAACTGGCCGCGCGGAAGGCAGCGGGGCGCGCCCAGGGCGGCGCCTGCGCCAGCGACGCCTTCTACCCCTTTCGCGACGGCCTCGACGCGGCGGCCGCGGCGGGCGCTACAGCCGTCATCCAGCCCGGCGGCTCGGTTCGCGACGGCGAGGTGATCAAAGCCGCCGACGAGCACGGCCTGGCGATGGTCTTTACCGGCAGACGCCACTTCCGCCACTAGCCCGGCTGCCGCTCGATGCCGCAGATGCGCAACTGCTGGTCAGCACCTTGACCATAGCTGCCGATGGCTCCGCCGCAGTGCTGGCCTTATCCGGTTTTACTGTCTATAAGATATGCAACAGT from Deinococcota bacterium encodes the following:
- the purH gene encoding bifunctional phosphoribosylaminoimidazolecarboxamide formyltransferase/IMP cyclohydrolase — translated: MRRALLSVSDKTGIEALARGLVALGFEVVSTGGTHKTLQAAGLPVRYASDITGFPEILNGRVKTLHPKIHGGILAKREEGHLSELTAQGIAPVDLVAVNLYPFRETVARGASFAEAVETIDIGGLAMLRAAAKNHAGVLPLCDPADYDEVAQALSGEVSLELRRRLARKAFAHTAAYDAAIVTWLDGESGEEPLPPTLHLALERADILRYGENPHQRGARYRETGQRGLWDEAVQHGGVALSYLNLFDAEAAWELAHELSETPAAVIVKHANPCGVAVADDIAAAYERAFAADPKSAFGGVIALNRPVSENLAAEITAKPKADVLIAPGFEEGALARFATKRKTMRVIEAPAPQEQGLELRPLGGGFLVQEPDRVVIDRAAWRVVTERAPTEDEWRDLELAWRICARTKSNAIVLVKDLQAVGVGAGQQSRVDAAELAARKAAGRAQGGACASDAFYPFRDGLDAAAAAGATAVIQPGGSVRDGEVIKAADEHGLAMVFTGRRHFRH